The Salvelinus alpinus chromosome 10, SLU_Salpinus.1, whole genome shotgun sequence genome includes the window atgaaAACACATTAAATAACTTTTTTTCGGCTATATTTACACACAGTAACTCAGAATATCcaagtaaataaaaaaaataaaaaattcttacaaaaaatgtattcaaattaAAACAGCAAAATACCCTATTCGGATAAGTGAACACCCCCCTGAGTTGGTTGAACCACCTTTTGCTTGAATTACAGTCATGAGTCTCTTTGAATACGTCTCTAATAACTTTGCACACCTAgactgtgcaatatttgcccattcttccttgcagaattGTTGAAGCTCAGTCAAATTGCATGGTGACCGCTTATGGACTGCaagtcattccacagattctcaatgGGATTTAGGTCGGGGCTCTGACTAggcactcaagaacattcacctTCTTGTCCTTCAGCCACTGTACGGTTGCTTTGGcagtgtgctttgggtcattgtcatgttgaaaagtGAACCATCTTCCCATTTTCAACTTCCTGGCAGAGGGCAGCCGGTTCTCCTCAAGAATCTGTCGGTATTTTGCACTGTCCATTTTCCCTTCTATCCTGACCCTGCTGAAGAGAAACACCTCCACAATAGGATACTGCCACCACCGtgttttactgtagacatggtgttctttactgtaggcatggtgtgttttactgtaggcatggtgtgttttactgtagacatggtgttctttactgtaggcatggtgtgttttactgtagacatggtgttctttactgtaggcatggtgttttactgtagacatggtgttctttattgTAGGCATGGTGTgttttactgtaggcatggtgtgttttactgtaggcatggtgtcctttactgtagacatggtgttctttactgtaggcatggtgtgttttactgtagacatggtgttctttactatagacatggtgttctttactgtaggcatggtgttctttactgtaggcatggtgttctttactgcaGGCATgttgttctttactgtaggcatggtgctctttactgtagacatggtgttctttactgtaggcatggtgttctatactgcagacatggtgttctttactgtagacatggtgttctttactgtaggcatggtgttctttactgtagacatggtgttctttactgtaggcatggtgttttactgtagacatggtgttctttactgtagacatggtgttctatactgtagacatggtgttctttactgtagacatggtgttctttactgtagacatggtgtgttttattgtagacatggtgttctttactgtagacatggtgttctatactgtagacatggtgttctatactgtagacatggtgttctttactgtagacatggtgtgttttactgtagacatggtgttctttactgtagacatggtgttctatactgtagacatggtgttctttactgtagacatggtgttctttactgtagccatGGTGTTCTTTATTGTAGACATGGTGTGTTTTattgtagacatggtgttctttgggTGGAAAGATGTATtgggttttctccagacatatcGTTTTGCATTCAGACCAAAAAGTTCAATTTTGGTGTCATCTGACCACATCTTTTGCCACTTGGTCTCGGAATCTACAATGTGCTTTTTGGCAAAGCTCAAACGAGACttgatgtgttttttttcttttttcttgccACCCTCCCATAGAGGCCAGATTTGTGGAGCACTTGTGATAGTGGGCACATGCACACATTGACCAGTctttgccataaaggcctgaaacTCCTCCAAAGTCAccaatggcttcttggtagcctCTCTGATCACTCTCCTCCTTGCCCGGTCATCCAGTTTGGAGGGACGGCCTGATCTATGCGGGGTCTGGGTGGTGCCATACGCCTTAACCAATGGTCTTAACTGTGCTCCGAGGGACAAAGCCTTTGAAATATTTTTATATCCATCCCGACTTGTGCCTTTTCACAACTTTATCTCGTAGATCTTTTGACAGTACCTTGCCTACCATAGTGGATTCTTTGCTTTGAATTGCACTATTGAGCAGTGGAGTCCTCTATGAACAACTGCTTTTATTCTCAACTAATCAAAGTCCTAAAATGGATCACAGATGGAAGAAAATTAGCTTGATTTGTGCTCTGGAAGGTGGTTGGTTATACCTCAGCAAGTTTGCAATTCTAAGGGGGGGTGTTCACTTATCCAAATAGGGTATTttactgtttttcttttgaagacaAAAATTCCCTTGGATGTTGTGGGTTACACACCGTAAATAGAGCTGAAAAAAGTCTAAATGTATGTTTTAATTTCaggctgtaaggcaacaaaaggCGAACATTTTGAAAGGGGGACTTTCTATACCCACTGTAGGCATCAGTTCACAGACTAATCCCAATCTTACAGTTTAATCAAGTCACAAAACGATCATGCCAAAGTTGTGTACCTCTCAATAAACCAGTGACTGTGTCAAATAAACTGATCACAACATAACAATAAGCAGATGTTTAATCGCTGAGCCGTCAATTCTATAGAAAAATAAAATGGTGCTTAAATAAGGTTTACAGTTGGTGTTAATCTCTTGGAATCTCTCAAATTCAAAATAATTATCATTTGATTCCAGTTCATAGATTATCAAGCATATGATTTAGTCAATGGTATGGCAATGACTTACTGCTACCATAACATATGAAATCACTGTCAGTAGGCATTATGCAATGTTGCCCAAACAAAAAATCTTCACGTGGATAGACCATCCATACAACAAGCCATTAATACACAAGACTTAGTGCAAACAATCATTCAAACAGTAGATGGAAAATGTTTAACAATGCATATGAAACACGTCTAGTAGGTTACATTTATTTATTCCCACTGTGGGAATAAACACAAACGATATCACTAGGACATCCCCCCCATTCCACTGTTCACCAATGACTTTTTATGTTATCGTCTGACACACTCAACTTTCTAGTGGTCACAGTCCACAGCCCCTTATTACAATCTCCTGATTGTACCTGTTCGTGAGGGTGTTTGCTTTCCGGGTAAGCTTGGACAGAACCGTGTGTAGTCCGGTCAAATGATAATGAAATTGTTTCTCCAAGTCATCATCATCGGATTCTATTCTGGATATGTCCAACGCGGTCACCCCCATTTTTTCTTTCCGCCTGTCGTCGGCTTGTAGGACCCCCCATTCGATGTCATTCCTGATCGATTTTAATAGCACATAGTAATTGTACATGTCCCCGTCCTGGAAATAGGTGGTTGACCCATTGCTGGCGGTTCTAATCGGTGATATCGTTTTCACCTCTTCTTCCTCGTCTAGAGGCACGTCTCTTAGCAGACTAGGAACCATCACCGTCTGATCCATGTTATTTACAGCACCAATAAATCGGTTCATTGCATTGAACAATGAATTCTTTTGATTGTACGAATCCGAAATTTGCATCATTTTTGCGAGAAACCTGACCGCGTGCAGACAATCTAGTTACCTCGCGTCACCGATGATAATGCAGTTTTACTATTCTGTCACGGCCTGAAATAAACCTTAGCAAGATAACTAGTTAATGCTCTTTATCGGATTACAATCACAAATTTAGCTGCTGCAAAAGCTTAAGCAGTCCGAGGAAACGTCCAGACTTCTCAAACGTCTTGCCTGCCTTGTGAGAACTGTACTACCTAACGTTACTCACTAATTGACTAACAAGTGGCTTTTTTCTAAGGGCGTTCCCGGATCTGTCTCAGTCGAATGTTTCCCCCTCAGGCCAAAGTAACAGGATGAACGACCTGAAATAAGAGACACCATACGGTTAGTTACTTCAAGTAACGTTATTTCAGTATCATTAGTTGCATAGTAGGCCTACCAAAAATTAAGAAATCCTTACACTAGCCAATAGATGCTTCCGTTCTCAACTAACTGAATTAACagctagcattagctagctagccatattTGGAGAATAAATGTAGCTCAAGCAGTACAAACTCACCGTGATGTTATTGTCCCTGGTATTTTTCCGAATAACCACTTCACTTGTTAAACTTCTGTGGAAGGCATAAAGTCTTAATTTGACAGCTTGTTGTGAGCAAAGCGACCGATAGCGGCTTGCTAGCTTAATAAATCCTCAGCACCAGCAGGAGGACGGTGATATGCAGGAGTGGCGTACTTGCATCAGCCCACAAGCCGTAAATCCGTTTTCAGCCAATCAGATTTTAGCCGGTCTCTCACCAACCCTGCTGATTTTCTGCCAAGTCAACTCCCGTTAGAACATGTTTACTTCcttcaaaaaaacaaaaacacctaTTTTTACCTTCCTTCCATACTTCCTATTTTGGAGAGATTATGAAGAAAATAACATAATGTCACTTCAATACTGATAACTTAAATGTGTAGTGTGAAAAACTTGCTTTCACAGTTTTAGTAAAACCAGGGCTCGTGTACATTTGAATTTGAGGGTCTCAAATGACATCCTTTCAAAGAAATACGGAGGCGAGGAAGGAATCATAATTATGCAATTTGAGTGGTGGAATAGAGCAGGCTCATCTGAGGAAAGTAGCGACGTGTTGAAGCAGGAGTTTAATTCAGGCTGGGGCTGCGTCATTCCTGCTCACAAAAACACTTTAAGTAGTATGTGTACTAGTGACAATTTTAACAATGTATACACTATCAACAAAGTAGTTCGTTTTTTTTGCTCTATCAACATAGTATAGTTTCTGATGCTGTAACAGATTAATGATCACGAATACGGATGTCCATTGTGAATAGTTACATTGTAACAAACGGTAAGGAAGGATTTCATTGGATGTTGTTCTTGTtcgtatttttttttacagtcaaGCCCATAAAGATCCTATGAAATTACTCTAATTGCTAATTCTATGGTCAAGCCTGCCTCACGAACACCCTTTCTAGACGGGATCGCGAATACGTTTTTCATAGATGTGATAGTGACACCGTGGGGTAAAAAATATTATTGCTACCTGTAAATTATATTGGATCTATCAGGGGCAGAATTAATTAATGATGATTAACTACCCACCttatatcaacaacaaaaaatactcgGTTCTAGAAACAAAAGAGAGAGTAAATATCTCACAACAGAAGCTCACAACTGAAACGATGTAATGGCCATTTTATTAATATATTCAAGATCACAATTGttcacaatatcaacatacatTTGTTGGCATGCTAGCTGGTGATGCATTTTAAAAcgttattttttttatacaaagtCTTATTTCATCTGTCTAATTTTGGATTGAGAGATTAATTGATCATGTACATTGGTTTTATACTGATCCAACGAAAACACAGAGCAACTTCAGAATGCGTCAAAaccccaaaacaaaacaaaaacctaaaagaatCGTAGTAATTACAGAAATAGAATCTTGGAACCAGCTTGCTGTACTCACATACCAGTTGAATTAAACCAGTAACAGTGTCAGTGACCTCGGTGGTCTGCCCCACTCCATTCTACCCCCAGGCGCCCACTAAAGCTTAGTATACCTACAGTCATTACCACCTAAGAGGTTGCTGTCATATTACTGATTCTACATTTAAGTAATACACAAAAGTGGCAAATCTTCAGAAAGTGGTATTTCATTTGATTGTTCCAAGCCAGAGCAATGACAGACCGAATCGAGCTCGAACACCTCAAGTCCTACCACTGAGAatgactctctctatctctctcttactctctctttctctcactggaCACAGACATCAATTCATCGTCTAttccacgtcatttcattgaaatgacgtggaaacaacgttgattcagccagtgtgtgcccagtgggctctctctctgtctaccaatCCCATATAGTGAGAAGCAAACGGCAACAACAAAAGACCGGAAGTAGAATAGTCTTCTCATATCATCAGAAAGCAGTGCTGACTCAATGAAACTCTAGTTTGTGCAGCGATCCCACTccgttttactatccttgtctGTTCTCCAGCAcatccagttctctctctctcgtcagggGGGAGGGAGTTGGAACCGAATGTACTGGGGTGTGgcggcggagagagagagagagagaaccgaaTGTACTGGGGTGTGgcggcggagagagagagagatggatgtacTGGGGTGTGgcggcggagagagagagagagagagctggatgtGCTGGAGAACGGACAAGGATAGTAAAATAGAGTAGGATCTCAAGCAGAAGGTGAATGTGTAAAAACATTTGAACACCAAAACTGGGGTTAAAACCAGAAAAATGGCTGTGTCTCAGTCTACTGTTATAGAAACACACATTTAAGACttttaaaatgaaataaaatattacaacaacaaaacaacattatgactaactgactgacagacagaaggCAAAGGGGAGGGAGTGGCAGAGATCACCAAGTACAGGACTCAACTGAATACAGAGGATCTAAACGCATAACAAATACACATCCACAGAGAGCAACTTGCACAAGGTCATTTAGAGTGATAGTCATTAGAAGCAGGATGTAGGTTTACTGTAGTCCATGTAGCAGCAAAAAGcagacgctgtgtgtgtgtgtgtgagagagagtgtgtgtgtgtcagttagaGAAACTCAGTCCCTTCTGAGTGGGCTCAAGTTTCTTTCAAAGACCTCATATAGGAAATTCTGATGGCATCTCTCAAATTATTTCCAGGAAATTTAGACTGGGGAAGATAGCCGTCGAACGATGAGCTATGTTGCATCAAGGCAATTTCTTAGGAATATTGTCAACTTGTGTAAGTGGAGATTGGTACTGTTTGAATTAGGCATGGCATGCCTGGATCAGAGCATATGGCTGAGGCAGGTGCTAATCGACAACCATTCATTTTTAGAAGAATTAAGGTCTTGAAAGGAAACATTTTTAATCATGGCATGATGGCATATTAAGGAATGTGTTCAAACAgatgaaagagagaaaaagagagcgataAAGTAAGGAAGATAAGGAATGGAAAAGTAAGAATGGAGTGTGCCAGCGTTTGGGTGTGTTCTTCCCCAGTTTCCAAGGTGACGTGtactctctccccctggtctccCTGGAAGGAAACAAATAACAAAGGTGCCGACAATCACAGAGAGACTCAACAtgattgtgtgtgtacgtgtgtgtctgcGCATGTGTGTCTACATTCCCTGaaaacaccatcaccaccacccataATCAGTGACAACGAAGGGATCCTCTCTTTTGGAACTTGTCACCTGAAGCTTTTGAAAGACAGATCTCCCTGAGAAGTCTCTGCAGGGCCGCCACACAGCCTGAGGGATAGCCATTTGTCTGCTGTAATGAGCGGAGCCTTTGGACTGTGATGTGTGTAAGAAGCCTAAATGCCACTCTCTCTCTGCACCTGTAGAACACAGTCTGTCGGTTAACCCTCCCGGAGCCTCCCGTGCCAGGCTTCAGGTCTATTTAGAGCCCTGAGGCTTCTGAAGTGACAAAGCAGCCAACCAGTGTCTGGTGGATAGGAGCCAGTAACAGTTTCTGCAAGCTTCGAATTGACAATGACGCTCTGGTGAAGCTCGGCCATGCTAACCGCTAGCAGGCTAAACACTATCAGGCTAAACCCTATGAGGTTAAGCCAGTGTGTCATAGGGGGGAGAAGTGGGGGATTCTAACTCTTTAAGGCATAATCACGCCACACAGCCCTGCCAACACGGTATAAATCAGAGTGTTTAATTGCGAGCCAAACAGCTTTATTTATAATCCACAGCAGCACAGTCGGGGACGGCCAATTAGAGGGGCCTGCTGGGAAGGTGTGAGCTAGCGATAACCACCTTGCATAGTGAGatcacgtttgtgtgtgtgtgtgtgtttgagtacgACTTGCAGGGGGCTGTAGGGGTTCCAGCCATGGAGGTCTGTGACACAACCCCTTATTACACTGGATGCATTGCACTTAGTCACAGAGACAAATAGCACTAcacaagtctgtgtgtgtgtgtgtgtgtgtgtgtgtgtgtgtgtgtgtgtgtgtgtgtgtgtgtgtgtgtgtgtgtgtgtgtgtgtgtgtgtgtgtgtgtgtgtgtgtgtgtagcactcTGGTACCCTGCAGATAATGACCTATTTTGTATTCTACATGAGTCAAATGAAATGGAGTCCATTGCCCATGTTGTGAATGGCTGCTGATCATACAAGGATTTATACATTGCTAGACATGACCGCCTTGTTGACCTGATAGCCAGCGAGGTGGGACAAGTGGTCTCACCAACAGCACGCATGCATAAACACAGGTTTTCCTGTGTGCCAGatgttgttgttgtggggggaggcCAGGGGGAGGTGTTCGTTTTGGAAGTGGGCTGCTCATTGGACGGCTACATGGAGCAGGCCTTTGCTGAGAAGCTGCTTAAATACCAGCCCCTCGTGGCATGCTGGGACAGCCTGGGGTGGAGGTGCAAGCTGGTGGGGCTGATATTTGTCAGTCTCGGCCACATACACAGGCTTGCAGTGCGTGGCCTCCAGATTGCGGGCCTGACAAAAACTAGGGCAAAGCAATTggctaggtactgctctgtttcagctgtcgtgggcagcctagctgtttggagaaggatGTGCTttctttgaaatgtttggatcctTTTTTTGTAAATTTGATTGGTGTATTCAAAtaaagtatttgtgtgtgtgtcagactcaCCTGCACCTCACTGCTACACCATCTCATATTGGTTGGCAGTGATAAGCCGCGACAGACAGCATGCCAACAGCATACCAATTgactggagggaaagagagagtgaaaaagagagagaaagagagagtggcagaaagagagagagagagagggagagaaagatgaaaATGAGTCAGTTCCAACAGCACACAAATCATCTCTCTTAGAGGTCCTCAgtcttccctccatcctcccccctcttccctccacccttcccctcttccctccaccctccccctcttccctccatcctcatTGCCGGGGGATGGAGGGACAAGGAGGGatcagggaaggaggagaggagggatcaggGAAGGAAGCGAGGAGGGATAGGGATAAGATGCATTAAAGGGGTGGCTGCTCCTCTAAGAGGTGTCATTGATCTCTCTCTGCcacccctccttctcccctcgcCGCTTCCCTCCATAACGTTTACGGTGCAATTAATGGGCTCGGGACTGCAGAAGAGCAGGCCGTCGCAGGTCACAGCGTCCACggagacacacatacactctcactctctctacctacctcccCCAGGCCCATTAAGGGTAATGGAGGGGGTCGCTGTGACGACGAGCGGCGCTGTGGGGCTAATCGAGCATGTCAGCCCGAGCAGGAGGTAACGACCACACTCgcgcagagtagagagagagaggagagaaatgaggagagagcgaaggagggagaggagcaatgaggagagagggagagagaggagagagaagaggaatggagagagagggtgctggagaaggaaggaggtaggggagagagagagtgtgtgtgtgtctgtatgcgtaTGTGGAAAAGCGAGAGGGatggagaacgtgtgtgtgtgctcttgtaCTCTGGTCTGTATAATAGTTCCCGAGGCGCGCCTGAATGGCATGTGTGTGATGGAACAGGCTCTGAGTGGCGGACTCGCTGATTGGGTCTGAAGGAGCAGCGGTGAACATCGCCCCAGCCGTGTGTAATCATTAATAACCTGCACTGGgcgcacacgctcacacacacacagaaggagaGTGGAAGAACAGCTGGCCCATACTGTTACTTACTTGTGAGACAGCTATTCCAAATGTCACTCCAGCAATGATCCCCATGTTAGTCTCAATGAAGTCAGTCACCAGCTCATAACAGCCCTGTAGAAGACAAGACAAGTGAGTGTATTTGTcagtgtgtacggtgtgtgtctgtctgtccgtgtgtgtgtgtgtctgacctgctGGTGGACCTTGCTGGGGGCTATGGTGACATTGCGCAGGTCAGAAGCGTTACAGTCAGAGATGCTGGCACAGCAGCTGGGTGGGATGCCGTTGTTAGGGAACCAGATACTGGACAACCAGCTGGTGTAGTTCAACACACCACAGCATTtcaactggagggagagagggggatggagagcgatggagagggagagagggatgggagagggaggggagagagagagagagagggatggagagagcaagagagatagagagagagaggggggttggagagagagggatttaTCACAATCCGTTTTTAATCACAACCCTAATTTggctgtcaaagtgaccatcactCACACTGCGCTGCACATTGTCCACAGCCAGGCTCCTCTCGTCCTGGGAATTGTAGTTCTTCACTGCCTCACTGAAGGTCCTCTGGAAGGTTCCCTTTATCtgggaacacaaacacacagttctTGTTGTGTTCATAGCTTCTCCTGTTGTGAAACAGATGGACACTCTGACTGACGAATtctgcccactgggcacacactggttgaatcaacattgtttccacgtcagtTCAACAAAATTACGTTGAactaacgtggaatagacgttgaattgacatctgttcCCAGTGGGTGGGTACTCATGATCCTGTGGGTGAGTGCCAGAGGCAGGTATGGCAGGGCTACCTACCTCATGACGAAAGACAAAGCCGGAGATGCCAGCCACAAGCTCTGCCAGGAAGATCAGGGACAGGAACATGGCGTACTGCAGAGAGAGGGCACACAGGGCGCCACAAAACGGCCACTGAGTTACTGTGTATATTTTGCAGACTTTCTCACCATTTGCTCACAATAAGATCATCGAAACACTGAAAGGAACGTTGAATGAGAGTAGGAAAGGAAGACCTTTTTAGAAGGAAAGAAATCAAAAACTAAACAAAGACAGAAACAAGGACAGAAacaaacccactgggcacacactggttgaattaacgttgtttccacgtcatttcaatgttattacattgaaccaatgtggaacagATGTTGAATTCTGTTTCTTCCCCAGTGGGGAAACACATTTGAGAAACACATTTTAGTTACTCGGATGACAACTTCTCCTAGCTCTCACCAACTTCTCCTAGCTCTCACCAACTTCTCCTAGCTCTCACCAACTTCTCCTAGCTCTCACCAGCTTCTCCTAGCTCTCACCAGCTTCTCCTAGCTCTCATCAACTTCTCCTAGCTCTCACCAAATTCTCCTAGCTCTCACCAACTTCTCCTAACTCTCACCAACTTCTCCTAGCTCTCGCCAACTTCTCCTAGCTCTCGCCAACTTCTCCTAGCTCTCGCCAACTTCTCCTAGCTCTCGCCAACTTCTCCTAGCTCTCACCAACTTCTCCTTGCTCTCACCAGCTTGAGCATCCATGGGCTCCCGCGGCAGGTAGCGAAGCATCCAAACAGTCCGAACACGATGATGCATGTTCCGGTGCCGATGAGAACATAAGGAGCGTTGGTGGAGCTGTCAGCGATGATAGATATGTACGCACCCAGCATAAACTTCCCCCATAGTCCCACAGCTAAGAGGATCGCCCCCGTgatctggacagagagagagagagagagggggggggggggggggaggaaggTGAAAGACAGCATTAGAGCCCTGTCACTAAAAAGTCATCAAGGGCCTCACTGGAGGTTTCAGACCCATAGAGATGATAGGTGGCACAACTGTAACACAACCATCACAGCTTCATGCTAAATGACACGTTACATATGATATGAAATGCCAGTGGTCTGTTTAAGCAGTCGTCCATAAAATCAGTCAATTTCTCTGTGTAATAAACCATTGATTACACTGTAAATTATACACTGCCGATCTACTATAATGCTGTTAGTGGCACTGGAGATAGCTCTTTGCTGCCACCCAATGAAAGAAACTGAATCCACTGCATGGCTCATGAGACAGAAGAGAAAGCGAGACATTTTATAGGCTCCTTTTTTCTGGTTAAAATAACTAACACttactaagtagaccagacccagctgctgtcaagttttcaagatatttcactttcaaaatacagaaatcatacCGTatgatgatttctgtattttgaaagtgaaatatcttgaaaacttgagagccgacaagcaaaacattttgggacaatGTCAACAATGGGTCAAtgaaacaaatacaaattccattaaGTAGATGGGAACTGTGAACATTTGTTTCAATGGCAAACAGCCTTTATGGGATATCTTGATTTTTCCACCATCTTTGGCCCTACTCATGAATGATGACTGGTTCCTGACCATGTGTcgtgaccaggaaaaactccataTTCATAAGGCGAAAAACTATTTTTTTCGTAGAAGGTTAGTAGAACCTACGccacaggttaggataattaatgtagcaggttaggaaacagaggttaaggttaggaaatgggttagggttaggttgagcGAAAATACTCTCCTAACCTACTATGAAAATCACTTTGTATCGAAGTGGCGTGAAAAGAGTGACTGAGTGAATGCAGGCCTTCCAAAAGCCCACCCAACACCAGCATGCATTAGTCGCTGTTGACTGAACGCTTCGCTCTCTAtgatatatacactagatgactaatAGGGGACGCTGGGTTGAAGCAAACACACCTCCCTCTTGGCTCTAACCCTGGGTTATGATGCATTTTGTCAGTGCATCATACAAAACCATCTTCCCATTCTTTTATGTTGTTGTTATATTTGTGTGTTTCTACTAGTGCTTATTATGTGcacccaatgatgtatataaaccctggattgtgaTTCTATgaattggccattgagaggctttgaagccacttgtcggccatattggcactccccagtaggacCAGTCCACCATTGGAATACATGGGATGCTACTGTATTTCAGTTAAATGTTTCAAgaacatgtatttaagtattttttgttgaagtggggacagtaacattagtaataaaacaaattatactttaaggaaaatgttttcatttattgttattttatgttTAGCTCAATTAATATAATAGTATGCATTAATGTGTCTGTAACAGAATAAACGaggcaaaaacaaatgtacacaTTAATACATGCATTTCTATTGCTTCGAAATATGTTTTACAACTGTAAGGGAGTGCCAACACACCCCCTATCAGCCATCTAGTGTATAAATACATAATTGTGTGCACCAGACTATTCTGTGTAGAGCCCTCTAGTAGTGTGTTCTTGAACCAGCAGATGGTGCTGTGGTTATTGGTAAAGACTggaatttggtattttattaggatccccattagctgttgcaaaagcagcagctactcttcctggggtccacacaaaacatgaaacataatacacaATGAcacaatacagaacatcattagacaagaacagctcaaggaatACAGCAGTGGCACGTCCACCTGtcttgatgaggaaaaaaatcaTAAAAACTGTTCTGAACAGTGTGAGATTGTGGGTCTAGAAAGGTAGGCTACTACTGGTACTATCTAACCTCAACATGTACCTGGTAAATGATTatttttctttaacctttatttaacttggcaagtcagttaagaacaaattcatatttacaatgacggcctacccggacgacgctgggactcccaatcacagcccatGGTGATATagtctggaattgaaccagggtctgtagtgacacctctagcactgagctgcagtgccttagacggctgcgccactcgggagccccacatatacacatacacaaaaaacATGACAGATATGAATCTACTCCTCCATATCATTAAATTCATGTGGAGTGAAAAGTGGGTTAATGTATTCACTTTGGGGATTTGGGGTCCTTGTTCAAAGCCGGGGTTCCACTCAAGGACTGGGTTCTCCATGGAGTTCATCTCTATATCTCTCCATTATTATTAATATATGCATATTTAAGTCATTAATTA containing:
- the LOC139532528 gene encoding mid1-interacting protein 1-B-like, with amino-acid sequence MMQISDSYNQKNSLFNAMNRFIGAVNNMDQTVMVPSLLRDVPLDEEEEVKTISPIRTASNGSTTYFQDGDMYNYYVLLKSIRNDIEWGVLQADDRRKEKMGVTALDISRIESDDDDLEKQFHYHLTGLHTVLSKLTRKANTLTNRYNQEIVIRGCGL
- the LOC139532529 gene encoding tetraspanin-7-like, which gives rise to MASRRMETKPVITCLKTLLVVYSFVFWITGAILLAVGLWGKFMLGAYISIIADSSTNAPYVLIGTGTCIIVFGLFGCFATCRGSPWMLKLYAMFLSLIFLAELVAGISGFVFRHEIKGTFQRTFSEAVKNYNSQDERSLAVDNVQRSLKCCGVLNYTSWLSSIWFPNNGIPPSCCASISDCNASDLRNVTIAPSKVHQQGCYELVTDFIETNMGIIAGVTFGIAVSQSIGMLLACCLSRLITANQYEMV